TCCTCTTCGTCCACCTCAATACGTTCTATTTTATCCAGCTTTTTGATCAGGGATTGGGCCATGGACGCCTTGCTTGACTTAGCCCTGAATTTTTCAATCAATCGTTCTGCCTGTTGAATTTCCCTTTCCTGGTTTTTTTGGGCATTCAACTGTTGCTCGCGCATCTCTTTGCGCAGCACCAAATAGGCTGAATACGGTTTGTTGTAATCATATATCCTTCCCAAGGAAATTTCAATGGTCCTATTGGTAACATTGTCCAGGAACATCTTGTCATGGGAAACGATGACCACCGCTCCCGGATAGGTTTTTAAGAATTGCTCCAACCAAATTATGGATTCAATATCCAGATGGTTGGTAGGCTCATCCAAGAGCAAAACGTCATTGTTTTGGAGCAGTAACTTGGCCAATTCAATCCGCATTCGCCAACCTCCGGAAAAGGTGTCCGTTTGATTTTCAAAATCGGCCCTTTTAAATCCCAATCCCAAAAGCACTTTTTCCGTTTCACCCTGATAATTGTATCCCCCCAGAATTTCATAGCGATGTGTGACCTCATTTAAATCAACCATCAACTGGTGATAGCCCTCACTTTCATAATCATCCCGAACCGCCAATTGTTCATTGATTTCCCCAAGCTGAAATTCGAGCTTTTTTAACGCTTTAAAAGCTTGATGGGCTTCTTCCAAAACCGTCCTGCCCCTTTCAAAATCGATATCCTGTTTTAGGAACCCTATTTTCACCTCCTTATCGGAAGCGATAACTCCGGAATCCCCTTTCATCTCTTTGGCAAGCAGTCGTAAAAGGGTGGATTTTCCCGCACCGTTCTTACCGATCAAACCCACTTTATCGCCCGGATTTAACTTAAAGGATATTTCTTCAAAAAGAAACTCACCACCAAAGGAGACACTAAGATTATGGATATTGAGCATAAATTGTAATTGAAGTTACAAAAGGGCCTAAAAGTTCTTTGTAATTTTGTAAAAAACTGTTGCAAATGTTAAAAAAAGGCACAAAACTGTACAGTATTTTAACAGGAAGTTGTCCCAAATGCCATTCTGAGAGCATGTACGAAAATCCCAACCCGTACAATATCACACAGCTCTTTAAAATGAATGAACGATGTTCCCATTGTCACACCAAGTATAAGATCGAACCTTCATTTTTTTACGGTTCCATGTACGTGAGTTATGCCGTTGGCATTGCATTTGCGGTGGCGGCATTCGTCATCAGTTTTCTTTTTATTGGTACGGATTTGAAAACGTCCTTTATTGCCATTGTATCCACCCTGGTCCTTTTTTTACCGGTAATCATTAGACTTTCCCGAAACATCTGGATCAATCTGTTTATGAAATACGACAAAAATCTTGCGAAGGAAGCTTAGCGCTTGTTCTGGAATTTGTCCTTAAAACGGTCAATGTCCATTTCTGCATTGATTTTGGCACCATTTTCCACATGCCGAAACAGTTGCAATGCGGCGTAGGGAGCAATCAAAACCCCTCGGGATCCGAAGCCATTCAATACCAATAGGCTTTTGTGTTTTGGATGTGTCCCCACCAATGGCCTTCTATCGGTAACGGTTGGGCGAACGCCCGCAACGTGGTCCACGATCTCAAAATCACATTTTAGGAACGTCCTTAACTTCTCCAGAAGTTCCTTTTTGGCGTCCGCTGTCGGTGTATTGGTTTTATCCTTCCATTTATAGGTGGCCCCTATTCGATACAACTCTTGACCTAAGGGAATGATAAACACGGAAGACTTTACAACACTTTTCTCACGGAGCAGGGGGGCTTTTATGGTCAGCAGTTCCCCTTTGGTCCCATTTAAGGGAAGATAGTTGAAAAAAGGGTTCTTTTTTAATCCAAAGCCTTCTGCAAAAACGATTTTTTTTGCAGTGATTCCCTTGTATTCAATTTTGTCCGTACCAATGGACATCTGGTCAAAACTGAACTGTTCTTGATGTAAAAGGGATTTTTGGATCAAATAATCGGAATACCCATTAATAAGCTTAGCGGTATCGATCCTACCGGTGCTTTTTACTTCGCCCATACCATGGGGCGCATCGATTTGGGCATTGTTGTTCCCAATAATTGTAGTCGCTAAAAAGGGTTTTAAGCTTATTCTATCCGCAGCTTCAAACCAGAGATTTTGTTCTTCCACGGAAGCAAACCTGCGATATACGGGAACTTTATAATCCAACTTTAGTTGGAGCTTTTTCTCCAGGTTTGCGTAAAAGGGTAATGCCAAATCCATCTGTTCGGCGGCATTCCAGGCCAAAGTAAAGCGCTTTAGGATCACCGGATTATAAAGTCCCCCTGCCACTAGGGAGGCCCGCTCGGAATCATCCGAAACAACAACAAAGGATTTCCCATTTTGCTCCAGTTGCTCGCAAAAGGAAATTCCGGCCAAACCCAGACCTACTATTACATAATCCAGCATGGGGCAAAAGTAGAAACTCAAATTGTCATTTCCGGCATAGACAGGAAATCCAATTGCAATTTTCCTATCTATAAAACAAATTGGGATGCTCCAACAATGGAGGTACCCTTAAAGAATAAACAGCATAGGTGGGAATACAAAAACGTCCTGAATTTCTTCAGGACGTTTGTTTGTAATGAATTGGAAATTATTCTGGTGTGGATTCCGAAATAAATTCGGGATAATTCAGCCGTCAACTTTGCTTTCCTGTCTTACAGTCTTCAAAGTTGGGGTTCATTAATATGCCCACATATCTTGTTCCCTATCCCGGACACTTTCCTTAATTCGGTTGGCCTCCAAAAGTTGGAACAAGGCATTATCAAAAATGTAATCATTGATTTCACGGTCTCCGTGAACGTTATCCTCCTTATAGATGACTCCATTGAATCGTCTTGCATTCAACAACATATCGAAGGAAATGGGCTGTGCCGAATTCCTGTTGTTGAAGACCTTGGAAGCATGTAGAATCTTCCTGGCACTTGGGTACCATACCCAGAACAATTCTACCTTGTTTTCACCGGGATCGACAGATTCGTCATCAATAAAGTTTACGTCTGGTGCTACCGGGGCTATCCCCAGCAAACGATATTTCAATTCCCCTTGACGTTTATCAAAATACCAGATACCCTTAATACGGTACTCCTCAATATCCGCTGCCGTAATATCCCTTTTATTGATGAATTCTTCAGAGATTTGCTCACCGGCATTCAATTGTTCGTACCCTAAATCCGTGGTATCCACTTTTTGTAACGTGGCCGTAAGGTCACCAAAATTTCGTTTTTCAGTGAAATAGGAATCGGTGTACACATCGGTCAATTTCCCATTCTGGATGTTCTTCATCAACACATGGTACAATGACCTCCGGTCCTTCCCAATACCTATGGTATCCGTAGGATAATATAGTGGGAAGTTTACACGCTCATCCAGATCAATGGTTTCCCAGATGGTCTTGGACCATAGGATGTCCCTATCGTCCACATAGCCGTACTCCAATGGTTCATCATCATCGGCAGCTATTTGCGCTTCGGTCTTTTTCCCGACATCTTCCGGCTTTTTGGCATTTAAAATATTTGCCTGTGCCATTATGGAGATCGGTAAAAAACCTAGTGCAACAATTACAATTACATTTTTCCAATTCATAATGCTATTCTTAGTTTGTCAATTCAACTACAACTGGAGATACTTTTTTCAACTTGTAGCTCTTGTTGTTTGTGATATACGCTTTGATGTCAAAAATCTGGACTGGATCACCACGTTTTGCCCTTTTCAAGGCAGACTTGGCCCTGGCATCCAACTTATTACCATTTACACTTACCGTAGGCTGACCAGGTACTTTGAACTTAAATCCACTTACTGCCAGATTTAAATCAAAATCGAAGTCTTCCAACATGGAACCGATAGTGGCGATTTCCAAGTTTCTCCTCGGCATTTTTACGCTACCCGCCTCTCCACGGATCGTACCCGCAGGTCTGGGAATATCCTTGATACGGAAGGTGGCAGGAGTGCTTATACGCTGCCCGTCCGGTAGTACACCAGATGCGTTGATGGTTACTTCACGTCCTGTCCCAGGGTTCATGATGTATCTACTTCCACTTACAGATCTTAATCCAGGTGCTGAAGCTGATACTTTATTATCAGGAATACCAGGAATGGAAATGGTCATAGGATTGGCCACACCACGATACACTACATTCATTTTGTCAGCGGAAATAACAGCTGCATTTGGTTTATTGATAGTTGGAAACTTATTGTCCACATCAACTTCTATTTCCTTACCATCTTGCATGAAATACAAGGTACCTGCAATTTGATGGTCTCCAGCACCGCCAGCACTGATTAGCATCTGTACGCCTCCGGCCTCCAAAC
The sequence above is a segment of the Muricauda sp. SCSIO 64092 genome. Coding sequences within it:
- a CDS encoding DUF983 domain-containing protein translates to MLKKGTKLYSILTGSCPKCHSESMYENPNPYNITQLFKMNERCSHCHTKYKIEPSFFYGSMYVSYAVGIAFAVAAFVISFLFIGTDLKTSFIAIVSTLVLFLPVIIRLSRNIWINLFMKYDKNLAKEA
- a CDS encoding NAD(P)/FAD-dependent oxidoreductase: MLDYVIVGLGLAGISFCEQLEQNGKSFVVVSDDSERASLVAGGLYNPVILKRFTLAWNAAEQMDLALPFYANLEKKLQLKLDYKVPVYRRFASVEEQNLWFEAADRISLKPFLATTIIGNNNAQIDAPHGMGEVKSTGRIDTAKLINGYSDYLIQKSLLHQEQFSFDQMSIGTDKIEYKGITAKKIVFAEGFGLKKNPFFNYLPLNGTKGELLTIKAPLLREKSVVKSSVFIIPLGQELYRIGATYKWKDKTNTPTADAKKELLEKLRTFLKCDFEIVDHVAGVRPTVTDRRPLVGTHPKHKSLLVLNGFGSRGVLIAPYAALQLFRHVENGAKINAEMDIDRFKDKFQNKR
- the gldN gene encoding gliding motility protein GldN, with amino-acid sequence MNWKNVIVIVALGFLPISIMAQANILNAKKPEDVGKKTEAQIAADDDEPLEYGYVDDRDILWSKTIWETIDLDERVNFPLYYPTDTIGIGKDRRSLYHVLMKNIQNGKLTDVYTDSYFTEKRNFGDLTATLQKVDTTDLGYEQLNAGEQISEEFINKRDITAADIEEYRIKGIWYFDKRQGELKYRLLGIAPVAPDVNFIDDESVDPGENKVELFWVWYPSARKILHASKVFNNRNSAQPISFDMLLNARRFNGVIYKEDNVHGDREINDYIFDNALFQLLEANRIKESVRDREQDMWAY